One Manduca sexta isolate Smith_Timp_Sample1 chromosome 26, JHU_Msex_v1.0, whole genome shotgun sequence genomic region harbors:
- the LOC115449037 gene encoding cytochrome P450 4d2 isoform X1, producing the protein MYIKSVNYYSLLLTVVIVKIKYLLIVGMLWQIVVLLVLLWIYYGHHKNRRFIQFSKCFKNDYKTLPLIGHAYLFCGDGEVRMTAFQLLGRQALKHGGAAGAWFCRKFYVVITDPVDLDVVMKTSFEKATIMQFARNLIGNGSIFAPVPIWRPRRKVLAPTFSLKNLNKFMKIFNHQSRIMVDKLQKQVGAGPFSIWGYTSTFTMDAISETALGVKLNAQSHSDQPFLTAMDRCLYLITMRMVQPWLHFKFILSKLPLYKEFKTCKKIVYDFIDEIIVSKRKTMKGNINDESQEEQDDGRWKTLLELFIESSGGYTDVELREEILVILTAGTDTSAVGISFTLLMLSRHLDVQEKLYQELQLVFENSERPVETEDFHKLKYLDAVIKETIRLYPPGPIMDRYIEKDLKLPSGQTLLKGCGVMVNVWAVHRNTKYWGDDAEGFRPERFFDSPPKHPAAFQAFSYGPRSCIGSQYAMMSMKTAVIYLMRKFRFLPIGDRNHQDAPIRLTYSIMMKDVDGFIVQLEKRS; encoded by the exons atgtatataaagaGCGTCAATTATTACAGTCTATTGTTAACGGTAGTCATTGTGAAGATAAAGTATTTACTAATAGTAGGTATGTTGTGGCAAATAGTAGTGTTGTTGGTTTTACTATGGATCTACTACGGTCATCACAAAAACCGAAGATTTATAcagttttcaaaatgtttcaAGAATGATTACAAAACTTTGCCTCTGATTGGACACGCCTATTTATTTTGTGGTGATGGAGAag ttCGAATGACGGCATTCCAGTTGTTGGGTCGACAGGCCCTAAAGCATGGTGGTGCTGCCGGCGCGTGGTTCTGCAGGAAGTTTTACGTGG tGATAACGGATCCAGTAGATTTGGACGTAGTGATGAAGACTAGTTTTGAGAAGGCAACAATAATGCAATTCGCACGTAATTTAATCGGCAACGGTTCGATATTTGCTCCAG TTCCAATATGGCGCCCACGACGCAAGGTGCTCGCCCCGACGTTCAGTCTCAAGAACCTTAACAagttcatgaaaatatttaatcaccAAAGCAGAATCATGGTAGACAAACTACAAAAACAAGTCGGTGCTGGACCCTTCTCGATTTGGGGGTATACTTCCACCTTCACCATGGATGCTATATCCG AAACTGCACTCGGTGTTAAATTAAATGCCCAATCTCACTCGGACCAGCCATTCTTAACAGCGATGGATAggtgtttgtatttaattacaatgcGGATGGTCCAACCGTGGTTGCATTTCAAATTCATCTTGTCTAAGTTACCATTATACAAGGAGTTCAAGACATGCAAGAAGAtcgtttatgattttattgatgaG ATAATTGTTTCGAAACGCAAAACAATGAAAGGAAACATCAATGACGAATCTCAAG AAGAGCAAGATGATGGAAGATGGAAAACCCTATTGGAGTTGTTCATAGAAAGTTCTGGAGGTTACACTGACGTGGAGTTGCGAGAAGAGATTTTGGTTATACTGACTGCTGGTACAGACACCTCCGCTGTGGGCATCTCTTTTACACTACTAATGCTGTCCAGACATCTTGATGTGCAGGAGAAACTTTATCAGGA ATTGCAACTTGTTTTCGAGAATTCAGAACGACCTGTAGAGACGGaagattttcataaattaaaatatttagatgctGTAATAAAGGAAACTATAAGGCTTTACCCACCTGGGCCGATAATGGACCGGTACATAGAAAAAGATCTCAAATTAC cATCAGGTCAAACTTTATTAAAAGGCTGTGGGGTGATGGTGAACGTATGGGCGGTCCACCGCAACACTAAGTATTGGGGAGATGACGCAGAAGGCTTTAGACCAGAGCGCTTCTTCGACTCCCCACCAAAGCATCCAGCCGCGTTCCAGGCTTTCAGCTACGGACCGAGATCTTGTATAG GTTCCCAATACGCGATGATGTCAATGAAGACCGCTGTTATATATCTGATGCGAAAATTCAGGTTCCTGCCAATTGGCGACAGGAATCACCAGGACGCACCAATACGCCTCACATATAGTATAATGATGAAGGATGTAGATGGGTTTATTGTTCAGCTTGAGAAAAGGAGTTAA
- the LOC115449037 gene encoding cytochrome P450 4C1 isoform X2 → MTAFQLLGRQALKHGGAAGAWFCRKFYVVITDPVDLDVVMKTSFEKATIMQFARNLIGNGSIFAPVPIWRPRRKVLAPTFSLKNLNKFMKIFNHQSRIMVDKLQKQVGAGPFSIWGYTSTFTMDAISETALGVKLNAQSHSDQPFLTAMDRCLYLITMRMVQPWLHFKFILSKLPLYKEFKTCKKIVYDFIDEIIVSKRKTMKGNINDESQEEQDDGRWKTLLELFIESSGGYTDVELREEILVILTAGTDTSAVGISFTLLMLSRHLDVQEKLYQELQLVFENSERPVETEDFHKLKYLDAVIKETIRLYPPGPIMDRYIEKDLKLPSGQTLLKGCGVMVNVWAVHRNTKYWGDDAEGFRPERFFDSPPKHPAAFQAFSYGPRSCIGSQYAMMSMKTAVIYLMRKFRFLPIGDRNHQDAPIRLTYSIMMKDVDGFIVQLEKRS, encoded by the exons ATGACGGCATTCCAGTTGTTGGGTCGACAGGCCCTAAAGCATGGTGGTGCTGCCGGCGCGTGGTTCTGCAGGAAGTTTTACGTGG tGATAACGGATCCAGTAGATTTGGACGTAGTGATGAAGACTAGTTTTGAGAAGGCAACAATAATGCAATTCGCACGTAATTTAATCGGCAACGGTTCGATATTTGCTCCAG TTCCAATATGGCGCCCACGACGCAAGGTGCTCGCCCCGACGTTCAGTCTCAAGAACCTTAACAagttcatgaaaatatttaatcaccAAAGCAGAATCATGGTAGACAAACTACAAAAACAAGTCGGTGCTGGACCCTTCTCGATTTGGGGGTATACTTCCACCTTCACCATGGATGCTATATCCG AAACTGCACTCGGTGTTAAATTAAATGCCCAATCTCACTCGGACCAGCCATTCTTAACAGCGATGGATAggtgtttgtatttaattacaatgcGGATGGTCCAACCGTGGTTGCATTTCAAATTCATCTTGTCTAAGTTACCATTATACAAGGAGTTCAAGACATGCAAGAAGAtcgtttatgattttattgatgaG ATAATTGTTTCGAAACGCAAAACAATGAAAGGAAACATCAATGACGAATCTCAAG AAGAGCAAGATGATGGAAGATGGAAAACCCTATTGGAGTTGTTCATAGAAAGTTCTGGAGGTTACACTGACGTGGAGTTGCGAGAAGAGATTTTGGTTATACTGACTGCTGGTACAGACACCTCCGCTGTGGGCATCTCTTTTACACTACTAATGCTGTCCAGACATCTTGATGTGCAGGAGAAACTTTATCAGGA ATTGCAACTTGTTTTCGAGAATTCAGAACGACCTGTAGAGACGGaagattttcataaattaaaatatttagatgctGTAATAAAGGAAACTATAAGGCTTTACCCACCTGGGCCGATAATGGACCGGTACATAGAAAAAGATCTCAAATTAC cATCAGGTCAAACTTTATTAAAAGGCTGTGGGGTGATGGTGAACGTATGGGCGGTCCACCGCAACACTAAGTATTGGGGAGATGACGCAGAAGGCTTTAGACCAGAGCGCTTCTTCGACTCCCCACCAAAGCATCCAGCCGCGTTCCAGGCTTTCAGCTACGGACCGAGATCTTGTATAG GTTCCCAATACGCGATGATGTCAATGAAGACCGCTGTTATATATCTGATGCGAAAATTCAGGTTCCTGCCAATTGGCGACAGGAATCACCAGGACGCACCAATACGCCTCACATATAGTATAATGATGAAGGATGTAGATGGGTTTATTGTTCAGCTTGAGAAAAGGAGTTAA
- the LOC115455231 gene encoding LOW QUALITY PROTEIN: esterase E4 (The sequence of the model RefSeq protein was modified relative to this genomic sequence to represent the inferred CDS: deleted 1 base in 1 codon) — translation MFLYKSLDKFAQRTSRNIKLYFSTEPKMRVDSVLFQLAVTLGACYCSTNVSVPKDNPIVTVKQGKVKGAVKSLPDGKTYYSFKGIPYAQPPVGNLRFQAPLPPKPWEGIRDATEHGPVCPQYDMTTTEFIEGNEDCLFVNVYTKNLRPDAKLPVMVYVHGGAFMSGSGNTDTHGPEFLLQHDVILVTMNYRLEVLGFLCLDTPDVPGNAGLKDQVAALRWLRDNIAQFGGDKDRVTIFGESAGSASITYHLLSPMSKGLFHRAISQSGVCFQDWAIGKEPVERAFRGAEVLGKKVNNTDELAKFFRSLPAIQLAKLTLKTRTPDEKYRGLPMHFVPVVEKKFDNVEAFLTEDPIDMVLHKKVNNVPFIVGYNSAEGLLMLEDQLNKSKVMNEIPSNLVPREIAEKVTEVKLKEFGERIKKFYVGDKDYGNDTADGIVNMQTDLHFAYNTHRFAQFYIATGSPLYMYRFNYETDLNIVKTFSGLKDRKGACHADDLFYIFYNEFNKDYYAEQERLRKIIYDLTKLWADFARTGNPTPDKCDVKWKPYTAAGKEYMALNEKMSLGHYSDQDRTEFWNKLYCDAGRPCMTKSNL, via the exons atgtttctatacaaaagCTTAGACAAGTTCGCGCAGCGGACTTCGCGTAacattaagttatattttagtacTGAGCCTAAAATG CGGGTGGATTCGGTGTTATTTCAGCTTGCGGTGACTTTGGGAGCCTGCTACTGCTCTACAAATGTGTCTGTTCCTAAG GATAATCCAATAGTCACAGTTAAACAGGGAAAAGTTAAAGGTGCAGTTAAAAGCCTTCCAGATGGAAAGACATATTACAGCTTCAAGGGAATCCCATATGCGCAACCTCCAGTGGGGAATCTGCGGTTTCAG GCACCATTGCCCCCAAAACCTTGGGAAGGGATACGAGATGCTACTGAACACGGGCCGGTTTGTCCACAATATGACATGACCACAACAGAATTTATCGAAGGCAATGAGGACTGcctatttgtaaatgtttatacaaAGAATTTACGTCCAGATGCAAAGCTTCCTGTCATGGTTTACGTTCATGGTGGAGCATTCATGTCAGGATCCGGCAACACCGATACCCATGGACCTGAATTCTTATTACAACACGACGTTATATTAGTAACAATGAATTATAGACTCGAGGTATTAGGCTTTCTGTGTTTGGACACTCCTGATGTTCCTGGAAATGCTGGTTTGAAAGACCAAGTAGCTGCTTTACGTTGGTTAAGAGACAATATAGCTCAGTTCGGCGGGGATAAAGATCGAGTAACGATATTTGGTGAGAGTGCTGGATCGGCTTCAATTACGTATCATCTGTTATCACCGATGTCAAAAGGTTTGTTCCATCGTGCTATATCTCAA AGCGGGGTTTGTTTCCAAGATTGGGCTATAGGCAAGGAACCGGTAGAAAGGGCGTTCAGAGGGGCAGAGGTGTTAGGAAAGAAAGTCAACAATACAGACGAACTGGCGAAATTTTTTAGAAGTTTACCTGCAATTCAGTTGGCTAAACTCACGTTGAAAACCAGAACTCCTGATGAGAAATATAGAGGTCTGCCAATGCATTTTGTACCGGTAGTAGAAAAGAAATTCGATAACGTGGAAGCATTTTTGACAGAAGACCCGATTGACATGGTGTTACATAAAAAAGTCAATAATGTTCCTTTTATAGTCGGCTACAATTCAGCTGAAGGTCTGCTCATGCTCGAagatcaattaaataaatccaaAGTCATGAATGAAATACCTTCAAATCTTGTTCCTAGAGAAATAGCAGAGAAGGTGACAGAAGTGAAGTTGAAAGAATTTGGCGAAAGAATAAAGAAGTTTTATGTAGGTGACAAAGACTATGGAAATGATACTGCAGATGGAATAGTTAATATGCAAACGGATTTACATTTTGCGTATAATACGCATAGATTTGCTCAGTTCTACATCGCTACTGGCTCACCTCTATACATGTATAGATTCAATTATGAAACAGATTTGAATATAGTTAAGACTTTCTCTGGATTGAAAGATAGAAAAGGCGCGTGTCATGCTGAcgatttgttttacattttttacaatgagttcaataaagattattatgcCGAACAAGAAAGACTGAGGAAGATCATTTACGACTTGACCAAGTTGTGGGCTGATTTTGCAAGAACAGG GAACCCAACGCCAGATAAATGTGATGTGAAATGGAAGCCATACACGGCAGCAGGAAAAGAATATATGGCACTAAATGAGAAGATGTCCCTTGGTCACTACTCGGATCAAGACAGAACAGAATTCTGGAACAAATTGTATTGCGATGCTGGAAGGCCTTGCATGACTAAGAGCAATTTATAG